GGTTGCGCCGGCACAGGCCGGTCGCAGCCGTCTGCGCATCCGCTTCTCCCTGCCCTTGGGCAAAGCCTCCAGCCTGTTTGGCCTGTTCAACTTGCTGCACAGCCGCTTCGGCAAATTGCGTATCACCGTCGAGGCCGAAGAGGGCCAAATCTCCGAAGCCGAAATCGAAGACAAAGTGCGCGAAACCTTCCGGCAGATCGGGACCGAGGCGGAGATTGAGTAATTTTTGGTAGCACCCGGCTTCGGCCTGTACCACCAGGCTCTACCGAGATGGTGGTGTTCGGAACCGGGCACGGCGTGATTTCCAAAATCTACCGATATACCAAGCGCCTATTCAAGTTGTGTTAAGTTCGGCATAGCGCGATAGCGCGGCATTGCCTGCAGGTTCGCCTTGCTCCACCTGTGTGATCTTCGTCTTGATGCTCGCATCCAGCTCCTCTCCAACCCGATCGCGCACGTCTCGCCGGTCATGAAACCCACAAATCTGCGCTACACCCGGCCATGAACAGCTGCGCTCAGGCGGTCGGGCGATGCGCGGTCTGTGTGGTAGCGGTAGCCGCAGGCTTCACGCCTGCGGCGGTTTGGCCAGACCGTGTGGCCGATGGCACTGATGCGTGTAGCCGCAGGCTTCATGCCTGCGGCGGTTTAGGTGTGGGAGCTCGGCGCACGCTTACCCCTTTCTCATCTCCCCGCGCTAGAGTTGCGCATCATGGACGCTTCCGAAATCTATGCGGCCGGCGCAACGCCGAATCGGCTGCCGAACGGCGATGAGGCGCTGATATTGCTACGCGCGCGGGTGGCCGAGGTGATGGCCATCGAGGAGACGCAAGAGCTGGCCGCCGGTCAGGCTATCGCTTTCAAAGGCCGGCTGCGCATCGGTGCGCAGGAAGCGTTCGAGCGGCTCAAAGCGCGCTTCGCCGACCTGGGCTACGTGCCGCTGCTGCGCGAGAGCGACTCGGACGAGCGCCAGGAGGTGATGGCGATCAAGGGCAGCTTGCAAGCGCTCTTGGCCCAGCGGCCGTGGTTGAACCTGCTGCTGTTCCTGGCGACGGCGGTGACCACCACGATCTTCGGCGGTATGTTCGCGGCATCGCTCACGCCGGGAGGTGACCTGTCGTTGCGTTCGATTCTGGCGAGTGGTGTCCCCTTCTCATTCACCTTGTTGGCCATTCTGGCCGTACACGAGTTCGGGCACTACGTGCAGGCCCGGCGGCACGGCATGCCAGTCACGCTGCCCTATTTCATCCCGGTGCCGCTGCCCGGCACGCTGGGCACGTTCGGGGCATTCATCCAGATGCGCGGCGCGGTGGAGAACCGGCGCGCGCTGTTCGACGTCGGCATTGGTGGGCCGATTGCCGGCTTGCTGGTCGCCGTGCCGCTGTTCGTGGTGGGCTTGGTCGCGGCGACGCTGACCAACGATCCGCCACCGCCCACGCGCTCTTATTTGATCACGCTGTTGATCGCGCTGTTCCGGTCAGAGGCGATGGACTACGGCGTCATTCTGAATCCGGTGCTGTTGGCGGCGCGCTTCGGCCTGGTGGTCACCGCGTTGAACCTGCTGCCGGTGGGCCAGCTCGACGGCGGCCACATCGCCTATGCCGCGCTGGGCCGCCAATGGGCGCGCAGGGTTGGTCTGGCGACGATCGCGATCATGGCCGTGCTCGGCCTGACCGTGTCGCCGACCTGGCTGATCTGGATGGCCTTTGCGATGTTCAGCGGCTTCAACCACGCCCAGCCGCTGAACGACATCACGCCGCTCGATCTGCGGCGCAACGTCGCCTTCGTCGGCACGTTCATCCTGTTCCTCTCGATCTTCACGCTTCGGCCGTTTTGATCCTCCGGCGATGAGTCAATCTACACGCGACGGGTGACGAAGCCGGCTTCGCTGTGGGATTGCCCGCGACTCGAGTCGCCGGGCAACTCGCCGAGCGCTCTGCTTCGCGCAGATGCCGGAATTCGCATCATCCGGTAACATACAGCCTTTATAAGCGCCCGCGCTGGCCGGCGCTTGCACACAAACCACAACCTGGAACCGATCATGACCCACGCTCGTATCAAAACGCTCCTCGTACTCATCCTCGCGCTCACTTGTTCGGTTGCGCCCGCCGGCATCGCGTCGGCGCAATCGTCGTCGCCCTTCGCCGATCCGCCGCAGCCGTTCAAGCTCGACCGCGCCCGGCAGGTGTTCATGCGCACCTGGCAGTTCATCCGCGATCATTACGCCGATCCCAATTTCAACGGCCTGGACTGGGAGGCCATCTACGCGGAGTACGAGCCGAAGGTGCGCGCGGCGCAGACCCCGCGGGAGTTCTACGGCCTGATGGTGGAGATGGTGGGCCGGTTGAACGACGGGCACTCCACCTTCTTGCCGCCACAACAGGCCGGCGCGCTGCAGAGCTATCGCCTGGGCAGTGGCGCGGCCTCGGTTACCGGCCTGGCCGCCAGCTTGCGCAAGATGCCGGATCACAGCCTGCTGGTGTTGCAGGTGATCCCCAACTCGAAAGCCGAAGCGACGCTCAAGCCGGGCGACCGCATCGTGGCGATCGAGGGCGTCCGGCTGGATCGCGAAGATCGCACGCATCTGCTCTTTGGCCGCGAGGGCGTTGTGCGCATCACCGTGCAGCCGCCCAACGGCGCGCCGCGCGAAGTGCCCATCGAACGCGAGACCTACTCGACCTCGCTTATTCCGCCGCCGGTGGTCGCCCGCCGCCTGCCCGGCGACATCGGCTATCTCGCCATCTACGATTTCCTATCGTTCACCACGGCAATGCGGGCGCGCGAGGCGCTGTTGCAGTTGCTGCGCAGCGGCCGGTTGAACGGCCTGATCGTGGATGTGCGCGCCAACGACGGCGGCATCATCGGGCAGATGGTGGACGTGCTCGCGCTGCTGATTGACGGCGGCTCGGCCGGTGGCTATGTCAGCCGCGTGGGCGAGGTGGATGCCTATGTCATCCCACGTGGCAGGACGATCCGCGCGTTGGACGGCGTGCCGGTGGTGGTGCTGGCCGGCCCGGGCACGAACAGTTCCGGCGACATCTTCGCTGCCGTGATGCAGGCAAGCGGCCGGGCGCGCGTGGTGGGTATGCCCACGCCCGGCAACGTCGAGATGTTGCAGGCGCTGCGTCTGCCGGATGGCTCGGTACTGTGGGTGGCTGTGAAGCACTATCGCGACCCGAACGGCCGTATGCTGGAAGGCCAGGGCGTGCAGCCCGACCGCCTGGTGAATGCCGAATGGTGGCGCTACGCGCTGGAGGATGATCCGCAGGTGAAGACGGCGATCGCCTTACTGGCGCAGCCATGGTAGCGCCCCGATGCCCACAACTCATAGCTCACCGCTCATAGCTCACCGCTCACCGCTCACCAAGCTTGCAAAATCAGCGCGTTCATCGCCGCGCGCTCGACGAGCGACGACAGGATGATGTGCTCGTCCACGGCGTGCAAGCCGTCGCCCACTGCGCCGAGGCCATCCATCGTCGGCGCAATCGGCGCGGTGAAGGCAGCGTCGCTGCCGGCGCCGCTCGGCCCGTGTTCCAGCGTTAGGATCGGCGCGACGATCTGTTTCATGCGCTCAAAGATGGCCAGGCGCTCGGCGTTGCATTCCATCGGTGGGCGCTCGAACTTGCCGCTGATCTCCAGCCGTGCGCCGGGCAGAACCGGTCGCAAACCGTAAATCTGGCTCGTCAGCCAGTCGGCGTCGGCCTGGGCGTTGGCGCGCGCGTCTATGTGAATCTCGCAGCGGTCGGGCACCACATTGTGGGCGATCCCGCCTTTGATCTCGCTCACCGTGGTCGCGATCCCGCGCCGGTAGTCGGTGAGGGCCTGGATGGTGAGGATGTGGTGTGCCATCTCCTGAATGGCGTTGATGCCGCGTTCGTGGCCGCCGCCGGCGTGCGAGGCGCGCCCGTGTGCGACGACGGTGAAGTTACCTACGCCGCGCCGCGACGACTTCAGCCGGCCGTCGGCCAACGCCGGCTCCATGATCATGACCAACTGCGCGTCACGCGCCTGCGCTACGATCAGCGCTTCGGAGGTAAAGCTGCCGATCTCTTCGTCGCCGGTAAACAGCATGCGGATCTCGCGGTTGGGCATCTGGCCTAGCGCCTGCAACGCTTGCACGGCATAGAGCGCAATGACGTGGCTGGCCTTCATGTCGAATACGCCGGGGCCATACATCTTTCCGTCTTCGATCCTGTAGCGCGCAGCAAACGACCCGCGCGGATGCACGGTGTCCATGTGTAGGATCATGGTGATGGGCGATCCTGCGCCGCGGTTGAAGACACCCAGCACGTGGTCGCCGGTCTGGGTTTGCGGGAAGACGGTCACTTCGGCGCCGCGCGACCGCAGCTCATGCGCGATCAGCCGGCCGACTTCGTCCACGCCGGCCTTGTCGGCACTAAACGATTCGACACGCACGATGCGGGTCAGCAGCTCCGTCATCGCCGGAAGCTGCGCGTTCAGGTAAGCGATGAGTGGGTGCATAGTCGGGCGTCAGGGATCAGAGGTCAGGGGTCAGAAGTCAGAGGTCAGGGGTCAGGGATCAGGGGTTAGAAGTCAGAGCGGAGATTCAAGATCGGAGTTTCGACTTCTCGCTTCCCACCCCCACTCCCGACTTCCGACTCCCGACTCCCAGACTCTGGACTCTCAATTCTCAATTCTCAATTCTCAATTCTCAATTCTCAATTCTCAATCACATCCCTCACCTTTCAGGCGCGCCATCAAGGTGCGGTAGAAATACGATGGCGGCTGCACGCGCGCGAACCTGGCCACATGCTCGCTGGCGCGCACCACCACGCGGTCGCCGTCCTTGAGCGTGGTCTCGAGCTGGCCGTCGGCGGTCAGGATAGCTTGGTGATCGGTGTGGACGACGATCTCGACAGTGGAGCCTTGCGACAGCACGACCGGCTTGTCCAAGCTGAGGTGTGGCGCAATCGGCACGAGCACGAAGTTTTGCAGCGTCGGCGGCAGGATCGGCCCGCCGGCCGCCAGCGCGTAGGCGGTGCTGCCGGTCGGCGTGGCGACGATCAAGCCATCGCAGGCGTAAGTCGTCAGCCGGCTGCCGTCCACGTAGGTCTCGGTGCGTACGATGCGCGCCAATGTGCCGCGGCTGACGACTACATCGTTCAACGCTTCGTGCCCGCTCAGCATTGCGCCGTTGCGATACGCCTCGGCGCGGATCATGATGCGCTCCTCCGTCCAGTAATCGCCCTTGATCATGCGCGGCAGCGCCTCGCGCCAGTTGGCCGGCGTCATCTCCGCGAGGAAGCCCAGCCGGCCCATGTTGACCGAGGCGACCGGCACGTCGTGCGGTGCAGCCACGCGAGCGGCGCGCAGCGTGCTGCCATCGCCACCCAGCACCACGATCAAATCCACCTTGGGGATGATCGCTTCCAGCGCTGCCGTGTCCCACGTCTTGGCGCGATAGGACAGCACACCCCATTCGCGCAGCGCCACGCCGATTTCGTCGGCCACCTCGGCGGTCGCCGGCAGCTTGGGGTGATCGAGGACGCCCACTGCCTGGATCATGCGTGCATCATCTCGGCCAGCGCTGCTGCAACTTCGCCGCGGGGCAGCGCCTGTTCGCTGGCTGTAGCCAGATTCTTGACCTTCACCTGACCGGCGGTGAACTCCGTTTCGCCTGCGATCACCGCGAAACGGAATCCTTTGCGACTGGCATACTTCAACTGGTCGCCCAGCCGGGCCTTCTCCAGATACACCTCGGTGGCGATGCCGCGCGCGCGCAGCTCGGCGCCGATCCGCAGGTAGTCCTGCATGTGCGCCGGGTCCATCGTCGTGACCAACACGAGCGCCGGCGTCGCGGGGCCGGGCTTCAACACGCCGGCCTCTAGCAGGCGCAGCACCAGCCGACTCAGGCCGATCGAGATGCCGACGCCGGGCAGCTTCTCGTTGGTGAAGTAACTGGCCAGGTCGTCGTAGCGCCCGCCCGAACAGATGCTGCCCAGGTCGGGGTGCGCGACCAGGCGCGTCTCGTAGACCGTGCCGGTGTAATAGTCCAGCCCGCGCGCAATGCTCAGGTCAACTTCGAAGGAGTCGTCCGGCACGCCGAAGCTGCGCATGCCCTCGACCACGGTTTTCAGCTCATGCACGCCGCGCGAGAAGTCCTCGTTGTTGACTTGCCCGCTTTCGATTTGTGACTGCAGGGTGTGCAGCACGTCATCGGCCGGCCGGCCTCGGCTGCTGTCGAGGAAGTCGAGGATGCGGCCGGTCGTTGTCTCGCTCAGACCAACCTTGTTGACCAACGCGTGCGCCACGGCGTCGCGCCCGATCTTCTCCAGGGCGTCCACCGTGCGCAACACTTCGAGCTTGCGCTCTGCCGGTGCGCCGGCAGCGTCGAAGAACCCCTGCAGCAGCCGGCGGTTGTTGATGCGCACGATGAACCGACCGATGTCCATCTCGCGGAAGACGTGGTAGATCACGCTTGGAATTTCGGCGTCGGTCATCAGGCTGACCGAGCCGCGGCCGATCACGTCAATGTCGCACTGATACAGCTCGCGGTAGCGGCCGGATTGCGGTCGCTCGCCGCGCCACACCTTCTGAATCTGATAGCGCCGGAAGGGGAAGGTCAGCTTGTCTTTGTGCTGAGCCACATAGCGTGCCAGCGGAACGGTCAGGTCGAAGTGCAGGGCGAACTCCGTCTCGGCGCTTTCGCCCGGCCCGGCGGACAAGCGCGAGAGCGCGTAGATCTCCTTCTCGTTGCCGCCCTTCGAGGTGAGCACCTCTTTGCGCTCCACAGCCGGCGTCTCGATCGGCGTGAAGCCGTAGCGCTCGAAGGTGCGGCGGACGACGTCCAAGCAGCGGTTGAACACGAGTTGCTGTTCCGGCAGCAGCTCGGGGAATCCGCTCATCGGTTTGGGGGTGACGATTGGCATAGCGTTCGCGATTTATTGAATGCGCTCGAACAGCCCTTGCAGCTCGGGTGTGTCGGCGACCTGCCGGTAGCGCGCTTTGAAGCGCGGGTCGTTCACCAGCAAGCGGTTCGAGGTGTTGTCTGCGATGAAAGTTCCGTCGGGCGTTTTTGCGATCACGTGAACCTGGATGAAGCGCGGATTTTGCGCGAGCACATAGTCTACATCCCATTTCCCGAAACCGTCGCCGCGCCCGAGCAGGCCGCCGGGAAATTGCGGCGTGAGATGCGCGATGTGCGCGTCGGTCAGGCCGAACATGTCCACCACCCGCGCCTCGAGCGGCAGTGCATAGGCCAGCCCGCCGGCGTCGGTGACGGCGAGCACGTCGCCCGCTCGCCATCGCTCGCGCAGGTAATCCACCATCGTAGGGCCCTGCAGTGTGACCGGCCGGCCCACGCCTTGCACGAAGCGCGCGTCGAGCGCGCCGAGGGAGAGGAAGGCCGCCTGCGCCAGCGCCAGCCCGACGCCGACCACGATCGGGCGCGCGGGTGAGATCAGGCCGGCCAGGATCATCAGCCCGGCGTGCGCGAGCACGAACAACAGCGGCGCGATGTGCACCCAGAAGCGCTGCATCGGCATCCAGTCGCCGCCCCCGGCGAGGACAAAGAGTGCATACATTGCAGTGCATGCGAGCAGAAAGTCATAGCGCAACGCGCGCCCCTTGAGCACAACGAGCGTGATAGGGATGATGAGAAACCCTAGTCCGCCCAGCGTCATGGCACCGTCGAACAGGTAGTGGCCGCCCTCGATGAAAGCGCGCGGATGAAGGCCCATTGCCTTGGCGTAGATCGTGTTGGGCAGTGGCCGTCCATAGTAGCTCAGCCGCCACAGGAAGTGCGGGGTGACCAGCGCACAAAATCCCGCCAGCCGTAGCCAATCTCGCCGCTGCACGCGCGATAGGGTATCGCGGAGGCGCCAAGACCGCTCCGCTGTCTTCGTGTCCTCGCATCTTCGTGGTGACGGATGGTTGCCCGCCCAGATGCGTCGCAGGCGAAAGATGACGGCCAGGCCGAAGAAGAGGACGCCTTCGGGGCGGGCCAGCGCCAGCAACCCGAACAGCAGGCCGGAGGCAGCGCCGCACCCTTGCTCTTCCTCGCGGATGAAGGCGTAGGCGCTGACGGCAGCCAGAAAGGCGAACAACGCCGTCTCCAGCCCACCCATCGTCCAAGCCGCGAACGGTGCATAAGCAGCGAGCATGACCGGCGCAAGGATAGGGGCGGGGCTGGCGCAGGCGAGGCGGTAGGTGATCAGCAGCGTGCCGGCGCTCAGCGCGATGGCGATAGCGCGGGCGGCTTCGAGCAGTTCGATGCCGAGCGCCGCGGGCAGCGCGAGCAGCATGACCCATAGGAAGTTCGAGTAGCCCTCGACACGCTCGCCGATGTTGAACACCAGGCCATTGCCGGCGACGAACTGCCGGACGTAGCGAAAGGTGATGAACGCGTCGTCAATCGCGAAGTGGCTGAATAGCCAGAGCTGCGATGCAAAGAGCGCCACGATGAGCGCCCAACCCAGCGCATTGATCGAGCGAGACATCGGGCAGCGCTAGGACCATAGCGCGGCAGGCGCAAACGCGAACCCCTTCAGTGCGCGGGAGTGATAGTAACCCGTCTCGTCCGGCATCACGCGCACGTAGCGCCGGCGCGTCATGACGAAGAAACTCGCTTCGCGCCGGTCTACATCTATGATCCAATATTCGGGGATGCCGGCGAGTTGGTAGTCGCGAAACTTCTCGACGCGGTCGAGCCGGCGGTTGCGCGCATCGGTGATTTCCACCACCAGCCCGACGCCGTGGCTGTTCACGTAGCTCTCTTGCACCGTCTCGACGAACTCGTTCGGGATGAAAAGCAGGTCGGGTTCGCGGCCGCGGCGCATTTCTTCCGGCATGCGGATCGCAAACGGCGCCGGGATCACCAGCCCGATGCCGCTCATCTCGACGTATTCGCCCAGCAGCTCCAACAAGAGGTCGCGGATGCGCTCCTGGGCGCGTGAGAGCGATGGCAGCAGTTCCAGCGCGCCGTCAATCCACTCGAACATGCGCGAGTCGTCGTGCCGGGCGTATTGGTCGAAGGGGATCATAGCCGATATCGTAACCGCTAATTCGTAAACCGTGGGTTCGGCAATCTCTAATCCCTAATCCCTTACCAACCCCCTCACCCGCCCTCGATCGCCTTGACCAACTCGCGGTTGAAATCGGGGATGTCGGCGACGACGCGCCCCCACACGAGGTTGCCATCGCGAAAGGCCGGCGCATCCACCCAGGTCGCGCCGGCGTTCTCCAGGTCGTCCTTGATGGCAACGCTGCCGGTGGCGCGATGTCCTTTGACGATGCCCGCGCTGATGCCGACCCATCCGGCGTGGCAGATCATGCCGATGATCTTGCCCTGCGCGTATGCATCGCGCACCAATCGCTTTACGCTCTCATAGCGGCGCAGCTTGTCGGGCGCCCATCCGCCCGGCACGACGAGCGCATCTACATCGTCTGCGGCAGTCGCGTCTGCGGCAGCTTCGCTCGTTGCGGTCAGGCCGCCGCTCTTGCTGCGAAAGGTGGCCCCTGCCTTCGGCGCAACGACCGTGACGTGTGCGCCCTCTTCGCGCAAGCGCATGTAAACAGCCCAGAACTCCAAATCCTCGAATCCCTCTTCGACGAAGAAAGCAATGCGTTTGTCCTTCAGTCTCATGGTGTGCCCTCGTCGTGCGCTATGGTTTCAACAGGATGATACCCGTTCGCGGCCCCATGGTGATGCTGGCATCCACCGGATTGCCCTGCAACGACTTATATGCGCCGTCGAGCGTGGTCTTCTTTTGCTCGTTAGTAGGGTTGACGAGCACCAGTCCCCTGCTGAACTTACGCTGGTAGATGCCGCTGTTGAGCTTGGTGTAAGCCTCGACCGGCGCGCCGATCGGTGCGTTCAGGATCGGGTCGTTGGAGTATGCCGGATCGCCGGCGTCAAAGTGGAAGTAGGTATATGCGCCGTTCTTGCCGAGCAGGTAGGACGCCGTAGCATAGCTCAGCCACTGTCGGATGAGTTCTTCGGGCGCGCCGTTCAGCCGGGTGGTGATCAGCACGACTTGGTTGTCCTGCGAGGCGACGCTCAGGTAATCTATGTCGCGCTTCCAGTTGGCTTCCGGTTTGAACTCGGTCGTTTTGCTGATGGGGGAGCGCAGGAACTCCGTGATATGGATGCCGTCGGCTAGCGTGGCGAGCGTCTGGGCTTCGTCGCTGCGTGCGGCGAACGCCAAACCATCTTTCCAGGCATAGCCGCCGATGATCATGAGCTTGTCGGGGATGCGCGCGCGGATGGTGCGCAGCAGACCTTCCACGGCGTCACGCCGTTGCTGCTCGGTGAAGGCTTGCGTGCCGGTATACACGGGCGGAGATGTCGGACGAAGCAAGTCCACGCCCACATCGTCAATCAGGACGCCTTCGAATCCGCCGTCGTTGATTGCTCTGGCGACGTCTTCGGCGAGTTGGTTCTTTACGGCCTCGTTGCGGATGTCGAGCAGCGGCGCGTTCTTGTCGGCTGAACTGAACGCGACGCGCTTGTTGCGGTCGTAGAGCAGCCAGTCTGGTTTGTTGGCTTGAAGGTCGGCGAGTTGGTCGGCGTTTGCCGCGCTGACGTTTTTCTCGGTCAGCGTGACCAACAATGGGTTGCGCTCGCGCTGGTAATCCCGCGCCGCGTTGCCGGTGGCCAGGTCGAGGAAGCCGGGAAAGGACTGCACCGACGCGACTGCGTCGCTCCACAAGCCGATGGCTGCCGTGCTCTCCTGAGGGAATCGCTTGGGGACGGCCGTCGGCGGCAGGGTGGTGGGCGTGGGAATCGGCACCGGCGTCGGCGTCGCAGTCGGCTCCGGCAGCGGGGCAGCCGTCACGTAGGCAACCGGCGATGGAAATACGTCCACCTCGCGTGGGCCGGGCAGGCTGGCGCAGGCTGCGAGCAGAATTGCGAATGCAGAATTGAGAATGAAGAAAATGGCTGTGTGGCGCGCCCTTTTCAATTCTTCATTCTTCATTCTCAACTCTTCAGACGCCGAATGCATCTCTCAGTTTGTCGAAGAAGCCCTTTTCTTGTTGTGGGATGACTTCTTTGCCCAGCGTCTTGGATAGCTCCACGAACAATCGCTTCTGCTCGGCGGTCAGCGATTGTGGGACTTGCACGGTGACCAGCACGATCTGGTCGCCGCGGGTGTTGCGCCGTAGGTGGGGCACGCCTTTGCCTTTGATGCGGAACACGCTGCCGCTCTGGGTGCCAGGAGGGATGATCAACTTCTCTTTGCCATCTACGGTGGGCACTTCGATTTCGTCGCCCAGCGCGGCCTGTGCCACGTTGATCGGGATTTCGACGATGATGTCTTCGTCCTTGCGGCGGAAGAAGGGATGCGGCGCGACGTTGATGACGACATACAAGTTGCCGGGCGGGCCGCCGTTCACGCCGGGTTCGCCTTCGCCGTTCAGGCGGATCTGCGTGCCGGTGTCCACGCCGGGCGGCACGTTGACTGCCAGCGTGCGCGTGATACGTACCTGCTTGCGGCCGCCACATTGCCGGCATGGCGTGGTAATCACCTCACCCGTGCCGTTGCAGGTGGGGCAGGTGGC
The window above is part of the Candidatus Roseilinea sp. genome. Proteins encoded here:
- a CDS encoding peptidase M50, with translation MDASEIYAAGATPNRLPNGDEALILLRARVAEVMAIEETQELAAGQAIAFKGRLRIGAQEAFERLKARFADLGYVPLLRESDSDERQEVMAIKGSLQALLAQRPWLNLLLFLATAVTTTIFGGMFAASLTPGGDLSLRSILASGVPFSFTLLAILAVHEFGHYVQARRHGMPVTLPYFIPVPLPGTLGTFGAFIQMRGAVENRRALFDVGIGGPIAGLLVAVPLFVVGLVAATLTNDPPPPTRSYLITLLIALFRSEAMDYGVILNPVLLAARFGLVVTALNLLPVGQLDGGHIAYAALGRQWARRVGLATIAIMAVLGLTVSPTWLIWMAFAMFSGFNHAQPLNDITPLDLRRNVAFVGTFILFLSIFTLRPF
- a CDS encoding peptidase S41, which codes for MTHARIKTLLVLILALTCSVAPAGIASAQSSSPFADPPQPFKLDRARQVFMRTWQFIRDHYADPNFNGLDWEAIYAEYEPKVRAAQTPREFYGLMVEMVGRLNDGHSTFLPPQQAGALQSYRLGSGAASVTGLAASLRKMPDHSLLVLQVIPNSKAEATLKPGDRIVAIEGVRLDREDRTHLLFGREGVVRITVQPPNGAPREVPIERETYSTSLIPPPVVARRLPGDIGYLAIYDFLSFTTAMRAREALLQLLRSGRLNGLIVDVRANDGGIIGQMVDVLALLIDGGSAGGYVSRVGEVDAYVIPRGRTIRALDGVPVVVLAGPGTNSSGDIFAAVMQASGRARVVGMPTPGNVEMLQALRLPDGSVLWVAVKHYRDPNGRMLEGQGVQPDRLVNAEWWRYALEDDPQVKTAIALLAQPW
- a CDS encoding peptidase M20, producing MHPLIAYLNAQLPAMTELLTRIVRVESFSADKAGVDEVGRLIAHELRSRGAEVTVFPQTQTGDHVLGVFNRGAGSPITMILHMDTVHPRGSFAARYRIEDGKMYGPGVFDMKASHVIALYAVQALQALGQMPNREIRMLFTGDEEIGSFTSEALIVAQARDAQLVMIMEPALADGRLKSSRRGVGNFTVVAHGRASHAGGGHERGINAIQEMAHHILTIQALTDYRRGIATTVSEIKGGIAHNVVPDRCEIHIDARANAQADADWLTSQIYGLRPVLPGARLEISGKFERPPMECNAERLAIFERMKQIVAPILTLEHGPSGAGSDAAFTAPIAPTMDGLGAVGDGLHAVDEHIILSSLVERAAMNALILQAW
- the nadK gene encoding NAD kinase; amino-acid sequence: MIQAVGVLDHPKLPATAEVADEIGVALREWGVLSYRAKTWDTAALEAIIPKVDLIVVLGGDGSTLRAARVAAPHDVPVASVNMGRLGFLAEMTPANWREALPRMIKGDYWTEERIMIRAEAYRNGAMLSGHEALNDVVVSRGTLARIVRTETYVDGSRLTTYACDGLIVATPTGSTAYALAAGGPILPPTLQNFVLVPIAPHLSLDKPVVLSQGSTVEIVVHTDHQAILTADGQLETTLKDGDRVVVRASEHVARFARVQPPSYFYRTLMARLKGEGCD
- the hisS gene encoding histidine--tRNA ligase translates to MPIVTPKPMSGFPELLPEQQLVFNRCLDVVRRTFERYGFTPIETPAVERKEVLTSKGGNEKEIYALSRLSAGPGESAETEFALHFDLTVPLARYVAQHKDKLTFPFRRYQIQKVWRGERPQSGRYRELYQCDIDVIGRGSVSLMTDAEIPSVIYHVFREMDIGRFIVRINNRRLLQGFFDAAGAPAERKLEVLRTVDALEKIGRDAVAHALVNKVGLSETTTGRILDFLDSSRGRPADDVLHTLQSQIESGQVNNEDFSRGVHELKTVVEGMRSFGVPDDSFEVDLSIARGLDYYTGTVYETRLVAHPDLGSICSGGRYDDLASYFTNEKLPGVGISIGLSRLVLRLLEAGVLKPGPATPALVLVTTMDPAHMQDYLRIGAELRARGIATEVYLEKARLGDQLKYASRKGFRFAVIAGETEFTAGQVKVKNLATASEQALPRGEVAAALAEMMHA
- a CDS encoding glutamine amidotransferase — protein: MRLKDKRIAFFVEEGFEDLEFWAVYMRLREEGAHVTVVAPKAGATFRSKSGGLTATSEAAADATAADDVDALVVPGGWAPDKLRRYESVKRLVRDAYAQGKIIGMICHAGWVGISAGIVKGHRATGSVAIKDDLENAGATWVDAPAFRDGNLVWGRVVADIPDFNRELVKAIEGG
- the dnaJ gene encoding chaperone protein DnaJ codes for the protein MATTKRDYYEVLGVPRNASSDEIKKAFRRLAREYHPDVNKSPDAESKFKEINEAYEVLSDDQKRAAYDRYGHAGAQGGFGAEGFGGFSDINDIFSEFFGGFARASAQARRGPRRGADLRYDLKIDFLEAVFGAEKEIEVVRNDVCPRCNGAGSEPGTSPTRCRTCNGTGEVRRVQQSILGSFVNVATCPTCNGTGEVITTPCRQCGGRKQVRITRTLAVNVPPGVDTGTQIRLNGEGEPGVNGGPPGNLYVVINVAPHPFFRRKDEDIIVEIPINVAQAALGDEIEVPTVDGKEKLIIPPGTQSGSVFRIKGKGVPHLRRNTRGDQIVLVTVQVPQSLTAEQKRLFVELSKTLGKEVIPQQEKGFFDKLRDAFGV